The Sulfurihydrogenibium sp. YO3AOP1 genome has a window encoding:
- a CDS encoding flagellar hook protein, giving the protein MRITDLIKYDNYIKNDQIRQNEIEKYSKQIATGKKLLSPSDDTVATVASLRLKTINQNIDTYLRNMDFVSNVLDQAESTLSNISKAGQELRVEIIRLLNTGVLDKEDAKVLRDYFVNMKDYIIKQANYSIGDTRIFGGVKSQTDPFAPDGTYQGETTETKVPVAPGVELNTTFNGKVYLGVNNDSNKMIMAEAIDKIVSIIDNAIAGTGSLGDLNTATISVNGQNLKILEAFDVGLNNVLQYTSIIGTQVKIINDLKSGFEKNKVFNNNLISNLQDVDTAEAITNLQKAQTAYQALIATYNQNRQLSLLEFFK; this is encoded by the coding sequence ATGAGAATTACGGATTTGATTAAATATGACAATTACATAAAGAATGACCAAATTAGACAAAATGAGATAGAAAAATACAGCAAGCAGATAGCAACAGGAAAAAAATTACTTTCTCCATCTGATGACACTGTTGCAACTGTTGCATCATTAAGATTAAAAACAATCAATCAAAACATAGACACTTACTTAAGAAATATGGATTTTGTATCAAACGTTTTAGACCAAGCAGAAAGTACTTTAAGTAATATATCAAAAGCAGGACAAGAGTTGAGAGTTGAGATTATTAGATTATTAAATACAGGTGTTTTAGATAAAGAAGATGCGAAAGTTTTAAGAGATTATTTTGTCAACATGAAAGATTATATTATAAAGCAAGCTAACTACTCTATTGGTGATACGAGAATTTTTGGTGGAGTAAAAAGCCAGACAGACCCATTTGCTCCTGACGGCACATATCAAGGAGAAACTACAGAAACCAAAGTTCCTGTTGCTCCTGGGGTGGAGCTTAACACAACCTTTAATGGGAAAGTTTATCTTGGAGTTAATAATGATTCAAACAAAATGATTATGGCAGAAGCTATCGATAAGATAGTTAGTATAATAGATAACGCTATCGCAGGAACAGGAAGCTTAGGAGATTTAAATACTGCTACCATTTCTGTGAATGGACAAAATTTAAAAATCCTTGAAGCTTTTGATGTAGGATTGAACAATGTTTTACAATACACATCTATCATAGGAACGCAAGTTAAAATTATCAATGATTTAAAATCTGGCTTTGAGAAAAATAAAGTCTTTAACAATAATTTAATATCTAATCTTCAAGATGTAGATACTGCAGAAGCTATAACGAATCTTCAAAAAGCCCAAACAGCATATCAAGCATTAATAGCGACATACAATCAAAACAGACAATTGTCTTTGCTTGAGTTTTTTAAGTAA
- a CDS encoding YdcF family protein: MFFIKKLITFFIIPPGLFVLIFLIIAYFSRNNKRVLTISLASAISIYLISIEPVKDFLLKPLEAKFQQPKNISGDVIVVLGGGSYNTGILTEDSLKRVLTGFVLHKRLNVPIILSGGSAITNLPESEAMKSLLAELGIDKKMIFTDVQSRDTLENAFFTKKICKKYGYKTVILVTSAYHMPRSYMTFKQAGLNVIPYPTDFKMDKKYTVYSYFPKMNVLQDSTKAIREYIGLFAYYLRFSFR; this comes from the coding sequence ATGTTTTTTATAAAGAAGCTAATTACTTTTTTTATTATACCACCCGGATTGTTTGTTCTTATATTTCTAATCATCGCTTATTTTTCAAGAAATAATAAAAGAGTTTTGACCATCTCGTTAGCTTCAGCTATTTCAATTTATTTAATCTCAATAGAACCTGTTAAAGATTTTCTTCTAAAACCTCTTGAGGCAAAATTTCAACAGCCAAAAAATATAAGTGGAGATGTTATAGTTGTTTTGGGTGGTGGTAGTTATAATACTGGAATTCTAACAGAAGACTCTTTAAAAAGAGTTCTTACAGGTTTTGTTCTTCATAAAAGATTAAACGTTCCAATTATCTTATCCGGTGGGTCTGCCATTACAAACTTACCAGAATCAGAAGCTATGAAATCTTTATTAGCAGAGCTTGGAATTGATAAAAAAATGATTTTTACAGATGTTCAAAGCAGAGATACATTAGAAAATGCATTTTTTACAAAGAAAATCTGTAAAAAGTATGGATACAAGACTGTTATTTTAGTTACTTCTGCTTATCATATGCCAAGGTCTTACATGACTTTTAAGCAGGCAGGATTGAATGTAATTCCATATCCAACAGATTTTAAGATGGATAAAAAGTATACAGTTTATAGCTACTTTCCGAAAATGAACGTTCTTCAAGATTCAACAAAAGCAATCAGAGAGTATATAGGACTTTTTGCTTACTATTTAAGATTCTCCTTCAGATGA
- a CDS encoding DUF190 domain-containing protein yields the protein MKIETEAVLLRIHIGEADRYEGKPLYKKIVEILRENHIAGATVLRGILGFGKSTRIHAASILDLSEDLPIIVEVVENEDKIKAVLPKIEPLIENGLITMEKVKVLKYSAKGD from the coding sequence ATGAAAATCGAAACAGAAGCTGTTTTACTTAGAATACATATAGGCGAGGCAGATAGATACGAAGGAAAACCTTTATACAAAAAAATTGTTGAAATTCTTAGAGAAAATCATATAGCCGGAGCAACAGTTTTAAGAGGCATACTTGGATTTGGTAAATCTACAAGAATTCATGCAGCATCAATATTGGATTTATCTGAGGATTTACCAATAATTGTTGAAGTTGTAGAAAATGAAGATAAAATAAAAGCAGTTTTGCCGAAAATTGAGCCTTTGATAGAAAATGGTTTGATTACGATGGAAAAAGTTAAAGTTTTAAAATACTCTGCAAAAGGAGACTAA
- the crcB gene encoding fluoride efflux transporter CrcB, with protein sequence MEKYLVIAVGGSIGAILRYLTGVYSAKFFGTWLPYGTLIVNVVGSFILSFFMILFLEKLSLDPLWRLFVAVGFCGSYTTLSSITYETLSIVMDGDYVRALLNIALNFGLSFLSAFAGIVLARML encoded by the coding sequence TTGGAGAAGTATTTAGTTATTGCAGTAGGTGGAAGCATTGGAGCAATTCTTAGATACTTAACAGGTGTATACTCTGCAAAATTTTTTGGAACATGGCTACCATACGGAACGCTTATAGTTAATGTTGTTGGTTCATTTATTCTCTCATTTTTTATGATACTGTTTTTAGAAAAACTGTCTTTAGACCCACTTTGGAGACTGTTTGTAGCAGTTGGTTTTTGTGGAAGTTATACTACGTTATCATCCATAACCTACGAAACCTTATCAATAGTAATGGATGGAGATTATGTAAGAGCTTTACTAAATATTGCTTTAAACTTTGGACTATCCTTTTTGTCAGCATTTGCAGGAATAGTATTAGCAAGGATGTTATAG
- the lipA gene encoding lipoyl synthase, with amino-acid sequence MKPKVKSPLLPKVFKIKKLLRRLNLHTVCEEANCPNIGNCFSRKTATFMIMGDVCTRNCPYCNVSHGKPQALDPQEPGNVANAVKTLGLKHVVITSVDRDDLPDGGASHFANVIKKVREINPGITIEVLIPDFKGSIESLKTVLDANPEVVNHNIETVKELYKIIRPQGNYEKSLKILRSIKEISPKTISKSGFMVGFGETKEQIINLMEDLYKNNVEILTIGQYLQPSKNHLPVYRYYSEEEFKEFEEIGYKIGFKYVFSGILVRSSFNAQEQFMAMNK; translated from the coding sequence GTGAAGCCAAAAGTAAAGTCTCCACTTTTACCGAAAGTATTTAAAATCAAAAAGCTTCTTCGCAGACTGAACCTACACACAGTTTGCGAGGAGGCTAATTGTCCAAACATTGGCAACTGCTTTTCAAGAAAAACAGCTACTTTTATGATTATGGGTGATGTCTGCACTAGAAACTGCCCATACTGTAATGTATCTCACGGAAAACCACAAGCTTTAGACCCACAAGAGCCTGGGAATGTAGCAAATGCTGTAAAAACACTTGGGTTAAAACATGTTGTAATTACATCAGTTGATAGAGATGACCTTCCGGACGGCGGAGCGTCTCACTTTGCAAACGTTATAAAAAAAGTAAGAGAAATAAATCCGGGTATAACAATAGAAGTCTTGATACCAGACTTTAAAGGAAGTATAGAATCTTTAAAAACGGTATTAGATGCAAATCCGGAGGTTGTAAATCACAATATAGAGACCGTAAAAGAGCTTTATAAAATTATAAGACCACAGGGAAATTATGAGAAATCGTTAAAAATATTAAGATCAATAAAAGAAATAAGTCCAAAAACTATATCAAAATCCGGCTTTATGGTAGGGTTTGGAGAGACGAAAGAACAGATAATAAATTTAATGGAAGATTTGTATAAAAATAACGTAGAAATACTAACAATCGGTCAATATTTACAGCCATCAAAAAACCATTTACCTGTATACAGATATTATTCAGAAGAAGAGTTTAAAGAGTTTGAAGAAATAGGCTATAAGATAGGTTTTAAGTATGTATTTTCTGGCATATTGGTAAGAAGTTCTTTTAATGCACAAGAGCAGTTTATGGCAATGAATAAGTAA
- the glyA gene encoding serine hydroxymethyltransferase, protein MLNHLKNVDPEVYSAISKEFKRQEEHLEMIASENYTSQAVMEAQGSVLTNKYAEGLPHKRYYGGCEYVDIVEDLAIERLKKLFGAEYANVQPHSGSQANQAVFFSQLQPGDTILGMRLDHGGHLTHGAKVNVSGIVFNSVQYGLNPQTELIDYDEVYRLAKEYKPKMIVAGASAYSRVIDFAKFREIADEVGALLMVDMAHYAGLIAGGVYPNPVPYAQFVTSTTHKTLRGPRGGVILCKSEYAKDIDKWVFPRLQGGPLMHVIAAKAVAFGEALTEDFKKYAEQVVKNARALAEELMAEGLRIVSGGTDSHMMLVDLRPLNVKGNQAEEALGKANITVNKNAIPFDPEKPTVTSGIRLGTAALTTRGMKENDMRRIAKNIVKVLKNLDNEKVIQEARDDVLSLCSSYPLYPDWFKDYGYGE, encoded by the coding sequence TTGTTAAATCATCTAAAAAATGTAGACCCTGAAGTTTACAGTGCAATCTCAAAAGAGTTTAAAAGACAAGAAGAACATTTAGAGATGATAGCTTCTGAAAATTATACATCTCAGGCTGTAATGGAAGCTCAAGGAAGCGTGCTTACAAACAAATACGCAGAGGGTTTGCCCCATAAAAGATACTACGGTGGATGTGAGTATGTTGATATAGTTGAAGACCTTGCAATAGAAAGACTTAAAAAGTTGTTTGGAGCAGAGTATGCAAACGTTCAGCCACACTCTGGCTCACAGGCAAACCAAGCTGTGTTTTTCTCTCAGCTCCAACCGGGCGACACAATTCTTGGAATGAGATTAGACCATGGCGGACACCTTACACACGGAGCTAAGGTAAACGTCTCTGGAATTGTTTTTAACTCTGTTCAGTATGGATTAAATCCACAAACAGAACTTATTGATTATGATGAAGTCTACCGCCTTGCAAAAGAGTATAAACCAAAAATGATTGTAGCAGGTGCGTCAGCATACTCAAGAGTTATTGACTTTGCAAAATTTAGAGAGATAGCCGATGAAGTTGGCGCATTGCTAATGGTTGATATGGCTCACTACGCAGGATTAATAGCCGGTGGAGTATATCCTAATCCTGTCCCGTATGCTCAGTTTGTAACATCCACAACCCATAAAACATTAAGAGGACCAAGAGGTGGAGTAATTCTTTGTAAATCAGAGTATGCAAAAGATATAGATAAATGGGTATTCCCAAGATTACAAGGTGGACCACTTATGCATGTGATCGCTGCAAAGGCTGTAGCATTTGGTGAAGCTTTAACAGAAGATTTTAAAAAGTATGCAGAGCAGGTAGTAAAAAATGCCAGAGCATTGGCAGAAGAGCTAATGGCAGAAGGTTTAAGAATCGTATCCGGTGGAACGGACAGTCATATGATGCTTGTTGATTTAAGACCATTAAACGTAAAAGGAAACCAAGCAGAAGAAGCTCTTGGAAAGGCTAACATAACAGTTAATAAAAACGCAATACCATTTGACCCGGAAAAACCAACAGTAACATCCGGAATAAGACTTGGAACAGCAGCACTAACAACCAGAGGAATGAAAGAAAACGACATGAGAAGAATTGCAAAAAATATTGTTAAGGTATTGAAAAATCTTGATAATGAAAAAGTTATCCAAGAAGCAAGAGATGATGTTTTATCCTTATGCTCAAGCTATCCATTGTATCCAGATTGGTTTAAGGATTATGGCTACGGTGAATAA
- the rpiB gene encoding ribose 5-phosphate isomerase B encodes MKIAIGSDHGGFFYKEKIKEYLKSKKYEVIDKGTYSPEPVDYPYFGEEVGKSVQSGEADRGIIICGTGIGISIAANKIKGVRAALCTNEFMARMARSHNDANVLALGQRVIGLDHALAIIDVFLETPFEGGRHERRVKLILDIEKGII; translated from the coding sequence TTGAAAATAGCAATCGGTAGCGATCATGGTGGTTTTTTCTACAAAGAAAAAATAAAAGAATATCTAAAATCAAAAAAATATGAAGTTATAGACAAAGGAACTTATTCTCCTGAACCTGTTGATTATCCTTACTTTGGTGAAGAAGTTGGTAAAAGCGTTCAATCTGGCGAAGCTGATAGAGGAATAATCATCTGTGGAACCGGAATAGGAATATCTATTGCAGCTAATAAAATTAAAGGGGTAAGAGCGGCTCTTTGCACAAACGAATTTATGGCAAGAATGGCAAGGTCTCATAACGATGCTAACGTTTTAGCCCTTGGTCAAAGAGTAATAGGTTTAGACCATGCTCTTGCAATCATAGATGTATTTTTAGAAACACCTTTTGAAGGCGGAAGACATGAAAGAAGAGTTAAATTAATTTTAGATATTGAAAAAGGAATAATCTAA
- a CDS encoding L,D-transpeptidase, producing MKNKKISLLLILILSLFKLSYSEEDLFKIAKIRASSKTTEKSISSALKFYNDGLYSKAIDTASNLLNNETLDDLNYELVNFILVHSLYKNRQEEKMLEYVKNVNFDKISQYGKYRIYQVAMLLFLERKYKEGQDYILEKLGILNNGFKSLAQENESDEIQEIILKKTGNKKEKVKKLVYSKDIKFFGENTKLINYKGVDFIFNKDIFKLDPAVPVIGELSIYIAEKDQTMFELAKTLDLGYYELKNANPLLDPFDIRKNQIVVVPLKRILPVKDFKYGMIYINIYEKRLYYPIKINDESYVITYPIGIGADEAQSPIGEFKISQKRKDPAWYPPESIRKEQPDLPPVFPPGPDNPLGTRAMRLGNTSFLMHGTNKEYGIGMKVSHGCIRMYNEDVEKLFEVVDIGTPIVSREIPYKIFVNSEKAVEAFDDDAIKELEKSNIVSKRFLEFYKTDLFGKSFAIKAW from the coding sequence ATGAAAAATAAAAAGATATCCTTATTGTTAATACTTATTCTATCTTTATTTAAACTTTCATATTCAGAAGAAGATTTGTTTAAGATCGCAAAGATAAGAGCATCATCAAAAACTACAGAAAAGAGTATCAGCTCTGCATTAAAGTTTTATAATGATGGATTATACTCAAAGGCAATAGATACAGCTTCAAATTTATTAAACAATGAAACCTTGGACGATTTAAACTATGAGCTTGTTAACTTTATTTTAGTACATTCCTTGTATAAAAACAGACAAGAAGAAAAAATGCTTGAATATGTAAAAAATGTCAACTTTGATAAAATTTCTCAATACGGTAAATATAGAATCTATCAAGTTGCAATGCTTTTATTCTTAGAAAGGAAGTATAAAGAAGGTCAAGATTATATACTTGAAAAATTGGGAATTTTAAACAATGGCTTTAAATCCTTAGCTCAAGAAAATGAAAGCGATGAAATTCAAGAAATTATCCTAAAGAAGACGGGCAATAAGAAAGAAAAAGTTAAAAAGTTAGTTTATTCAAAAGATATAAAATTTTTTGGTGAAAATACGAAGCTTATAAATTACAAAGGGGTAGATTTTATCTTTAATAAAGATATTTTTAAACTAGACCCAGCAGTACCTGTTATTGGTGAGCTAAGCATTTATATAGCTGAAAAAGACCAAACAATGTTCGAGCTGGCAAAAACTCTTGACCTTGGATACTACGAACTAAAAAATGCCAATCCGCTGCTGGACCCTTTTGATATAAGAAAAAATCAAATTGTAGTTGTACCGCTAAAAAGAATTTTACCCGTTAAAGATTTCAAATATGGAATGATTTATATTAATATTTATGAAAAAAGACTTTATTATCCAATAAAAATTAATGATGAAAGTTATGTAATTACTTATCCAATAGGTATAGGAGCAGACGAGGCGCAATCTCCAATAGGTGAATTTAAAATTTCTCAAAAAAGAAAAGATCCTGCTTGGTATCCACCTGAAAGCATAAGAAAGGAACAGCCTGATTTGCCTCCGGTTTTTCCACCCGGACCGGATAATCCACTTGGTACAAGAGCGATGAGGCTTGGAAATACTTCATTTTTAATGCATGGAACAAACAAAGAGTATGGAATTGGAATGAAAGTCAGTCATGGATGTATAAGAATGTATAACGAAGATGTTGAAAAACTTTTTGAAGTTGTGGACATCGGTACACCGATCGTAAGTAGAGAAATTCCTTATAAAATATTTGTAAATTCAGAGAAGGCTGTTGAGGCCTTTGATGATGATGCAATAAAGGAGCTTGAAAAGAGTAATATTGTTAGCAAAAGGTTTTTGGAATTTTATAAAACAGATTTATTTGGAAAAAGTTTTGCTATAAAGGCATGGTGA
- the bioA gene encoding adenosylmethionine--8-amino-7-oxononanoate transaminase, which produces MEDKEILKQWDKEYFWHPFTQMKVYREEDNVIVERGEGNYIIDIYGNKYFDGVSSLWCNVHGHNHPKLNQAICEQVNKISHFTTLGASNIPAIKLAKKLVDITPEGLNKVFYSEDGSEAMEIAIKIAYHYWHNKGMKEKNKFITLSEAYHGDTIGSVSVGGINIFHEKYRPLLFDIYKLPSPYLQAVKLAGREKALMEETTKKLIEEVEEFVFRHHQTVAGFVLEAGVQGAAGILPFPKGYLKEIERICREYNILMIVDEVATGFGRSGKMFACIKEDVKPDIMALGKGITGGYLPLAATLTTDEIFNEFLGEFGEAKHFYHGHTYTGNPVACNVALANIQLFEEEKTLEKLQPKIKLLEERLKEFLELNHVIDVRQYGFMAGVELVKDKEKKQPYPYGERTGFKVAKAMLKRGIWVRPLGDVMVIMPPLSTTEEELDYFLDSLKESIIEVCGN; this is translated from the coding sequence ATGGAAGATAAAGAGATTTTAAAGCAATGGGATAAGGAATATTTTTGGCATCCTTTCACACAGATGAAAGTTTATAGAGAAGAGGATAATGTTATTGTTGAAAGAGGAGAAGGAAATTATATAATTGATATTTATGGAAATAAATACTTTGATGGCGTTTCTTCCTTATGGTGTAATGTTCATGGACATAATCATCCAAAATTAAATCAAGCTATCTGTGAGCAAGTAAATAAAATATCTCATTTTACAACCCTTGGAGCATCAAATATACCAGCCATAAAACTTGCTAAAAAGCTTGTAGATATCACTCCAGAAGGTTTAAATAAGGTTTTTTACAGTGAAGATGGTTCTGAAGCAATGGAAATTGCTATAAAAATAGCCTATCATTATTGGCATAATAAAGGAATGAAAGAAAAAAACAAGTTTATAACACTGAGTGAAGCTTATCACGGCGATACAATAGGCAGTGTTAGCGTTGGCGGCATTAATATTTTCCATGAAAAATACAGACCTCTTCTTTTTGATATTTATAAACTACCTTCTCCTTATTTACAAGCCGTAAAATTAGCCGGTAGAGAAAAAGCTTTAATGGAGGAAACTACAAAAAAATTAATAGAAGAAGTAGAAGAGTTTGTTTTTAGGCATCATCAAACAGTTGCAGGATTTGTTTTAGAGGCCGGCGTTCAAGGTGCAGCCGGTATTTTACCATTTCCAAAAGGATATTTAAAAGAAATAGAAAGAATTTGTAGAGAATACAACATTTTAATGATTGTTGATGAAGTTGCAACAGGATTCGGTAGGTCTGGAAAGATGTTTGCATGTATAAAAGAAGATGTTAAACCAGACATAATGGCTCTTGGAAAGGGAATAACAGGAGGATATTTACCATTGGCAGCAACTTTAACAACAGATGAAATTTTTAATGAATTTCTTGGAGAATTTGGAGAAGCTAAACATTTTTATCATGGACATACGTACACAGGGAATCCGGTGGCTTGCAACGTAGCATTAGCAAACATTCAGCTTTTTGAAGAAGAAAAAACATTAGAAAAATTACAACCAAAGATTAAATTATTAGAAGAAAGACTAAAAGAATTCTTAGAGTTAAATCATGTTATTGATGTAAGACAGTATGGATTTATGGCCGGTGTTGAGCTTGTAAAAGATAAAGAAAAAAAACAGCCTTATCCATACGGAGAAAGGACAGGATTTAAAGTGGCAAAAGCAATGCTTAAAAGAGGAATATGGGTAAGACCACTTGGTGATGTAATGGTAATCATGCCACCATTATCAACAACGGAAGAGGAGCTTGATTATTTCTTAGATAGTTTAAAAGAAAGTATTATTGAAGTCTGTGGAAATTAA
- a CDS encoding MqnA/MqnD/SBP family protein, whose product MIIRVAHSPDSDDAFMFYAINTKKIDTKGYEFIDILSDIETLNKEALKGTYEVSAISIHAFPYVADRYALLSSGASMGDNYGPMVVAKEEFPVDELKNKTIAVPGTLTSAFLALKLFEPDINYVVLPFDQIINAVKEGKVDAGLIIHEGQLTYQDEGLKCIVDLGKWWYEKTGGLPLPLGGNVIRKDLGIEAMKEISEILRESIKYSLAHRDGAVEYALKYARGMTKDKADKFIGMYVNDLTVDYGERGKKAIELFLKEAYEKKLIPVLPEITFI is encoded by the coding sequence ATGATAATAAGAGTTGCTCACAGTCCAGATTCTGATGATGCATTTATGTTTTATGCAATCAATACAAAAAAGATTGATACTAAAGGCTATGAATTTATAGATATACTTTCAGACATAGAAACATTAAACAAAGAAGCATTAAAAGGAACCTATGAAGTTTCAGCAATATCAATACATGCTTTTCCATACGTTGCAGATAGGTATGCTTTGTTATCATCCGGAGCAAGCATGGGAGATAATTACGGACCTATGGTGGTAGCAAAAGAAGAGTTTCCGGTTGATGAATTAAAGAACAAAACAATAGCTGTTCCCGGCACGTTAACGTCTGCGTTTTTAGCCTTAAAACTTTTTGAGCCGGATATAAATTATGTCGTACTTCCATTTGACCAAATTATAAATGCTGTAAAGGAAGGAAAGGTTGACGCTGGGCTAATCATTCACGAAGGACAGCTAACTTACCAAGATGAAGGTTTAAAATGTATAGTTGATTTAGGAAAATGGTGGTATGAAAAAACAGGCGGTCTTCCACTTCCACTTGGTGGCAACGTAATCAGAAAAGACCTTGGAATTGAAGCAATGAAAGAAATTTCCGAAATATTAAGGGAAAGTATAAAGTACTCCTTAGCCCATAGAGATGGAGCAGTTGAATATGCATTAAAATACGCAAGAGGAATGACAAAAGACAAAGCAGATAAATTCATAGGAATGTACGTTAATGATTTAACAGTAGACTATGGAGAGAGAGGAAAAAAAGCAATAGAACTATTTTTAAAAGAAGCTTATGAGAAAAAATTAATTCCAGTTTTACCAGAAATTACTTTCATATAA
- a CDS encoding toprim domain-containing protein: MSEFQDFENWKEKLREESLKSDVCVLVEGINDLRKLSNYGIQNIIVLKGQRFYDVAEEILEKYNKVIILFDLDKHGNKMVQQFKKILENEGIEVDLSFREFLKGLNVEEIENLP; the protein is encoded by the coding sequence TTGAGTGAGTTCCAAGACTTTGAAAATTGGAAAGAAAAGCTCAGAGAAGAGTCTTTAAAATCGGACGTATGCGTTTTGGTAGAAGGAATTAACGATTTAAGAAAATTATCAAACTATGGAATACAAAATATAATCGTTCTGAAAGGTCAGAGATTTTATGATGTTGCCGAGGAAATCTTAGAAAAGTACAATAAAGTAATAATACTTTTTGATTTAGACAAACATGGGAATAAAATGGTTCAGCAGTTTAAAAAGATTCTTGAAAATGAAGGTATAGAAGTAGATTTATCTTTTAGAGAGTTTTTAAAAGGTTTAAATGTTGAAGAAATAGAAAATTTACCGTAA
- the hisF gene encoding imidazole glycerol phosphate synthase subunit HisF: MLAKRIIPCLDVDKGRVVKGVNFVNLIDAGDPVEIASVYDKEGADELVFLDITASSEDRNIILDVVKKTAETVFMPLTVGGGVRSLEDIRKLLENGADKVSINTAAVKNPSLVENAAIRFGSSTIVVAIDAKKVGENKWEVYIHGGRTPTGIDAIEWAKAVESLGAGEILLTSMDKDGTKSGYDIELTKAVSEAVKIPVIASGGAGNVQHFYEAFEYGKADACLAASLFHFKEIEISELKNYLKNKGINVRL; the protein is encoded by the coding sequence TTGTTAGCCAAAAGAATTATACCATGTCTTGATGTTGATAAAGGAAGAGTTGTAAAAGGTGTTAATTTTGTAAATCTTATAGATGCAGGAGATCCTGTGGAAATAGCATCTGTATATGATAAAGAAGGTGCAGATGAGCTTGTATTTCTTGATATAACCGCATCATCTGAAGATAGAAATATAATTTTAGATGTTGTTAAAAAGACAGCGGAAACTGTTTTTATGCCTTTAACCGTTGGTGGCGGTGTTAGGTCGTTAGAAGATATCAGAAAGCTTCTTGAAAATGGCGCAGATAAAGTTTCTATCAATACAGCAGCTGTAAAAAATCCATCTCTCGTAGAAAATGCAGCAATTAGATTTGGCTCTTCAACTATTGTAGTGGCGATAGATGCTAAAAAAGTAGGAGAAAACAAATGGGAAGTTTACATTCATGGTGGAAGGACTCCTACAGGAATAGATGCGATAGAGTGGGCTAAAGCGGTAGAGAGCCTTGGAGCTGGTGAAATACTTCTTACTTCTATGGACAAAGATGGAACAAAAAGCGGATATGATATAGAACTTACAAAAGCCGTTTCAGAGGCTGTTAAAATACCTGTTATCGCATCCGGTGGGGCCGGCAACGTTCAGCATTTTTATGAAGCATTTGAATATGGAAAGGCCGATGCATGTCTTGCTGCATCTTTATTTCATTTTAAAGAAATAGAGATTTCTGAGCTTAAAAACTATCTAAAAAACAAAGGTATAAATGTGAGGTTGTAA